The following are encoded together in the Macadamia integrifolia cultivar HAES 741 chromosome 10, SCU_Mint_v3, whole genome shotgun sequence genome:
- the LOC122090622 gene encoding transcription factor VOZ1-like, with protein MDVYPELCNWFCFQDFFTNQGPEEHGFQGVDQCKGDASGVHNASINNLEVTTLLNYHQFYSHQEFDPNPFLGFNGTDQCGEDDISQSGILPSICPPPSAFLGPKCALWDCPRPAQGSDWCQDYCSSFHETLALNEGPPGMTPVLRPNGIDLKDGPLFAALTAKTQGKNVGIPECEGAATTKSPWNATELFDLFVLKDETIREWLFFDKPRRAFESGNRKQRSLPDYSGRGWHESRKQVMKEHGGLKRSYYMDPQPLNYFEWHLYEYEINNCDACALYRLELKLVDGKKIPKGKVTTDSLADLQKQMGRLTAEFPVDNKRSVKGRGKDNLKSGVGNVYSAPDQIAPTNDTFGYGVNAPYGYLVENLSDYYGT; from the exons ATGGATGTGTACCCTGAGCTGTGTAATTGGTTTTGCTTTCAGGATTTTTTCACAAATCAAGGACCAGAAGAACATGGGTTTCAAGGGGTTGATCAGTGCAAAGGTGATGCATCAGGGGTGCATAATGCATCAATAAATAACTTGGAAGTGACAACTCTCCTGAACTATCATCAGTTTTATTCGCATCAAGAGTTTGACCCTAATCCTTTCCTTGGATTTAATGGTACTGATCAGTGTGGAGAGGATGATATTTCCCAATCTGGCATTCTTCCGAGTATCTGCCCTCCACCTTCTGCCTTCTTAGGACCAAAATGTGCACTCTGGGATTGCCCCAGACCTGCTCAGGGGTCAGATTGGTGTCAAGACTACTGCAGCAGCTTTCATGAAACCCTTGCATTGAATGAGGGTCCTCCAGGTATGACTCCAGTTCTGCGACCAAATGGTATTGATCTAAAGGATGGTCCCCTTTTCGCCGCTCTTACCGCGAAAACACAAGGAAAGAATGTGGGTATTCCAGAGTGTGAGGGTGCTGCAACTACGAAGTCTCCATGGAATGCTACTG AGCTATTTGACCTTTTCGTGCTCAAGGATGAAACAATTAGGGAGTGGCTCTTTTTTGATAAACCTCGAAGAGCATTTGAGAGTGGTAACAGAAAGCAGAGGTCATTGCCTGATTACAGTGGACGTGGTTGGCATGAGTCAAGGAAGCAGGTGATGAAGGAACATGGGGGTCTTAAGAGGTCTTACTACATGGACCCACAACCACTGAACTATTTTGAGTGGCACCTGTATGAATACGAGATCAACAACTGTGATGCCTGTGCATTGTATAGGTTAGAACTCAAGCTTgttgatggaaaaaaaatccccaaaggAAAAGTAACAACTGATTCACTTGCCGATCTGCAGAAGCAGATGGGAAGGCTGACTGCTGAGTTCCCTGTGGATAATAAACGTTCTGTTAAAGGTAGGGGGAAAGATAATTTGAAGAGTGGTGTTGGGAATGTCTATTCTGCTCCAGACCAGATTGCTCCTACAAATGATACTTTTGGTTATGGCGTGAATGCTCCATATGGTTATCTTGTTGAGAATTTGAGCGACTACTATGGTACATAA